A window of Gemmatimonadota bacterium contains these coding sequences:
- a CDS encoding GNAT family N-acetyltransferase has product MQSQRFYEVIADTFPESTWFACGYLNGEPVSGGCGFIWDREMEITWSSSLRLASGIRPGYFLHWCFLERAAQEGCTIANFGRARRTAARTSTSSSGAAVMSRSGGTIARRTGRYRRPIRTTGRIRWGRGSGRSCRCRWRRGWGRRS; this is encoded by the coding sequence GTGCAATCACAGCGGTTCTACGAGGTGATCGCCGACACCTTCCCGGAGAGCACCTGGTTCGCCTGCGGCTACCTCAACGGCGAGCCGGTCTCCGGTGGTTGCGGCTTCATCTGGGACCGGGAGATGGAGATCACCTGGTCGAGTTCGCTCCGTCTCGCGAGCGGGATCCGGCCGGGCTACTTCCTGCACTGGTGCTTCCTCGAGCGCGCGGCGCAGGAGGGGTGCACGATCGCCAACTTCGGCCGCGCACGCCGAACAGCGGCACGCACGAGTACAAGCAGCAGTGGGGCGGCCGTGATGAGCCGCTCTGGTGGTACTATCGCTCGGCGGACGGGAAGGTATCGACGCCCAATCCGGACGACGGGGCGTATTCGATGGGGCCGAGGCTCTGGAAGAAGCTGCCGGTGCCGGTGGCGACGTGGCTGGGGCCGAAGATCGTGA
- a CDS encoding acyl-CoA dehydrogenase family protein, protein MDFTLSPEQKALRESIRAFAKAELNDDLIARDRDQVFRRDLWKKCGDMMLQGLPVPEAYGGAAADGLTTAIALEALGYGCEDSGLVFAICAHLLSCVVPFWKHGSEEQKRKYLPGLCDGTLVGVHAMTEPDSGSDAYNMRTTATPDGDGWRINGTKTFISNGPEADVIVVFAVTDKAKGFHGGITTFVLEKSTPGFSSRKIEKMGIRTAPFGELFFDNVYVGPDAILGQLGGGGQSFIHTMDWERVCLFAGHVGTMERLVETAVSYARTRQQFGQPIGKFQAIQHKVADMKMRLEASRLLVYRAASMLDKSKMVGLDAAMAKVFVSESLVQVAMDTMQIHGGYGYCTEYQVERQVRDALGSTLYSGTSEMQRQTIARWMGL, encoded by the coding sequence GTGGACTTCACGCTGTCTCCCGAACAGAAGGCGCTGCGCGAGTCGATCCGCGCCTTCGCGAAGGCCGAGCTCAACGACGATCTCATCGCGCGCGACCGCGACCAGGTCTTCCGGCGCGACCTCTGGAAGAAGTGCGGCGACATGATGCTGCAGGGACTCCCCGTCCCCGAGGCGTACGGCGGCGCGGCGGCGGACGGCCTCACGACGGCGATCGCGCTCGAGGCCCTCGGCTACGGGTGCGAGGACTCCGGCCTCGTGTTCGCCATCTGCGCGCACCTGCTCTCCTGCGTCGTGCCCTTCTGGAAGCACGGGAGCGAGGAGCAGAAGCGGAAGTACCTGCCCGGCCTCTGCGACGGGACCCTGGTGGGCGTGCACGCGATGACCGAGCCCGACTCCGGCTCCGACGCGTACAACATGCGCACCACCGCGACGCCCGACGGCGACGGCTGGCGGATCAACGGGACCAAGACCTTCATCTCGAACGGCCCCGAGGCGGATGTCATCGTCGTCTTCGCGGTGACCGACAAGGCGAAGGGATTCCATGGCGGGATCACGACCTTCGTCCTCGAGAAGTCGACGCCGGGATTCAGCTCGCGCAAGATCGAGAAGATGGGCATCCGGACGGCGCCGTTCGGCGAGCTCTTCTTCGACAACGTCTACGTGGGCCCGGACGCGATCCTCGGCCAGCTCGGCGGTGGCGGGCAGTCGTTCATCCACACGATGGACTGGGAGCGCGTCTGCCTCTTCGCCGGCCATGTCGGCACGATGGAGCGGCTCGTCGAGACGGCCGTGAGCTACGCGCGCACCCGCCAGCAGTTCGGCCAGCCGATCGGCAAGTTCCAGGCGATCCAGCACAAGGTCGCCGACATGAAGATGCGGCTCGAGGCGTCGCGCCTGCTGGTGTACCGGGCCGCCTCGATGCTCGACAAGTCGAAGATGGTCGGGCTCGATGCGGCGATGGCGAAGGTCTTCGTGAGCGAGTCGCTGGTCCAGGTGGCGATGGACACGATGCAGATCCACGGCGGCTACGGCTACTGCACGGAGTACCAGGTCGAACGGCAGGTGCGCGACGCGCTCGGCAGCACGCTCTACTCCGGGACGTCGGAGATGCAGCGGCAGACGATCGCGCGCTGGATGGGGCTCTGA
- a CDS encoding O-antigen ligase family protein gives MTLLASIGVAVVVFAAASLIFPAGFFYNEIMSAFVEGTSSGTGDDRWRLWTAAMEVFRRNPIVGAGMGNVGVRFRHLSAGRARWYVCGQSHVSLRKALHNIFLTILSEQGVVGFGIFVWLVVDFFRRNAWLRRAEASAIWAARGGSLALRPTALGLEVGMVALLLTGMLYPMLNIHWFFSMLALNLLLYQFTRPAAGARMTRSRFDSRS, from the coding sequence ATGACGTTGCTTGCGAGCATCGGTGTGGCCGTCGTCGTATTCGCCGCGGCCTCGTTGATCTTCCCCGCCGGCTTCTTCTACAACGAGATCATGTCCGCGTTCGTCGAAGGCACGAGTTCCGGCACGGGCGACGATCGGTGGCGGCTCTGGACAGCGGCGATGGAGGTGTTCCGTCGGAATCCGATCGTCGGTGCGGGGATGGGAAACGTCGGCGTACGCTTCCGGCATCTATCAGCCGGGCGAGCTCGGTGGTATGTATGCGGTCAATCCCATGTTTCTTTACGGAAGGCGCTGCACAACATCTTCTTGACCATCCTCAGTGAGCAGGGTGTTGTCGGGTTCGGCATCTTCGTTTGGCTTGTCGTGGATTTCTTCAGGCGGAACGCCTGGTTGCGACGAGCCGAAGCATCGGCGATCTGGGCGGCTCGCGGAGGATCGCTGGCGCTGCGGCCCACTGCGCTCGGCCTTGAAGTGGGGATGGTCGCCCTGTTGCTCACGGGCATGCTGTATCCGATGCTCAATATTCATTGGTTCTTCTCAATGCTGGCACTGAACCTGCTACTGTATCAGTTCACGCGACCCGCGGCGGGAGCGCGCATGACTCGCTCGCGATTCGACTCCCGTTCCTGA
- a CDS encoding acyl carrier protein, whose amino-acid sequence MTDDTPLISGGILDSLATVKLVAVLEEHYGIEIHAHEASVTHLNTVQDIAALILEKKS is encoded by the coding sequence TTGACCGACGACACGCCGCTCATCAGCGGCGGCATCCTCGACTCGCTCGCGACGGTGAAGCTCGTGGCCGTGCTCGAGGAGCACTACGGCATCGAGATCCACGCGCACGAGGCGAGCGTCACGCACCTGAACACGGTGCAGGACATCGCGGCGCTGATCCTCGAGAAGAAGTCCTGA